Within Romboutsia sp. CE17, the genomic segment AAATTTTGGCTATCAGTTTGTAATGATTTGAAAAATAGAGGCGTAGATGATATTTTAATTGCATGTATGGATGGTTTAAAAGGTCTACCTGAAGCAATTAAAACTGTATATCCAGATGTAAGTATTCAAACTTGTATAGTTCATCAAATTAGAAACTCTCTTAAATATATAGCATCAAAAGATCAGAGAGAGTTTATGAAAGATTTAAAAAGTGTTTATAGGGCATTTAACGAAGAAACAGCACTTAAAAATTTAGATATTCTTAAGGAGAAATGGTATTCAAAATATTCTGTTGTAATAGATTCATGGTACAATAACTGGAGTAATCTGAATACGTATTTTGAATATCCACATGAAATTAGAAGAATTATTTATACTACAAATGCTCTTGAGGGATTTAATAGACAGTTAAGAAAATATACTAAGGTAAGAACTGTATTTCCAACAGATGAGTCACTAAGAAAATCACTATATTTATCTACCATGAAAATTATGGAGAAATGGACCTCTCCAAACCAAAATTGGGCGTCTACTTTAGGACAGCTTACAATTATGTTTGGAGAAAGGATACCTAACTCTTACACAATATAAATTTTTTTAAAATTATGGAAAATTTAGTGTATAAATAACTAAATTAAACACATAATAATTGTGTAAAGAATTCCAGTATTAGTATTTCTCAAAAATAAAAAAATATTACTGGAATTTGAAATTTCCAGTAATATAAATTATAAAAAATCTTATTTACACAAATCTATAGACATTCTCTAGTTAAATAACTACAGCTTTTTAATTATCTCTTTAATTCTATTACGTTTTCAACTAATACTTTACATCTTCCACAACAAGATCCAGCACCAGTTTCCTCAGCTACTGCATCAGTAGTGTTAGCTCCATTATTTACAGCATTTACAACTGTTTCTAAAGATACACCTTTACATCCACATACTGAAGCTAATATTTTTTCTACTTCACCAGCACATCTACCACATCCTGTAGCAGCACCAGTCATTTCTTTTATCTCATCAAGAGTACGAGCACCCTTGATCATTGCCTTTCTAATATCTAAATAACTAACTTGTTTACAATGACATATTATTTTATCTGCAGCCATAATTCTATTCTCCTATTTCTTCCATATATTGTCTTTATTATATTACTATAAAAATAATACCCAATCAATATAAACTTAAACATTTTTATAAATTATGTAAAAAAATTTAGAATTGCAACAATTCATTGAATATTTTGATAGCAAATGGATCGGTCATAGAAGAAACATAATCTACCATTGCTTTATAATACTCATCTTTATTAGATATATTATATATTTTTCTGTTTTTATATTTTTTACCCCTTGGGTTATCTTTATAATTTGAAGTATACTTAATAAGCCACTTAGCAAAACTATCACATAAAAGAGGATAAATTTCAGAATGTTCTACAAGCCTTTGTAAGGTATTATCTTTATCATACATAGACTCTAATGTTTCTAATATAGTATTTAAAACTAATTCAACGTACTTTTGAAAATTGCCAAGTCTATTGTGGTAATATATATTTTTATAACAAAAAGTTTTAATACTATCCATAAACTCTGAGTAATCAGGAGATAACATTATACCATTTTCTAAACTACTATTTTCGCATAAATTTGTAATCAAGTTATGTAAAATAACAGTATTATTAATCTTATCGAAGTTTGGAATATTAAACTTTTTTGTTATATTATTTAGTTCATTAATTTGACTTTGATTTAGTATCTTTAATCTTAAAGCGTCTTCTATATCTCTTCCAAGATAAGAAATTTTATCTGAAATCTTAACTACACATCCTTCCCATGTATAAGGCGGAAGTTGACCTGGCTTAGACATAAGGTCTAAATCTATTTTATCATTTCTAGGAAAAAGAGGCTTAGACTTAACCTCTCCACAATGACAGATTATACCATCTCTAACAGCATAAGTTAAATTTAAATTAATCTCCTCATCAGTCTGAGTAGGTAATGTTTCTATAAAATCAGCAAATCTTAGACTATTTTTCTCATGCCAAAACCTAGTTTTTAACTTATCATTAGTAAAGTTATTTAAAACTCTTTCTCCATCATGACCAAATGGAGCATGTCCAATATCATGACCTATAGAAATTGCCATAGTAAGTTCTGTGTTTAGCCCTAAATACTTAGCTATAGAATAACTTACTGATAATACATGATTTACATGTTCCATTCTAGTACAGATATGGTCATTATTAGTAGCAAAGAAAACTTGAGTCTTATGTTTTAATCTTCTATAAGCATTAGAGTGAAGTATTCTATTATAATCTCTGTAGAACTCACTTCTAATATCATTAGTTCGTTTGTATATTGATTCATTTCTATTAATGCATTCATTATATTTACTATTACCTTCAAATATAGCAAACTCTTTAAATTTCATATTCTCCATATTACCTCCCCATATAATGATAATTAAAATATCATCATAATTAATAAGATTATAATAGTAATAATATATGTATGAGAAAATCTAAAATACCATTTTTAATATTTATTGATTTTAACAAATATAATGATTACAATAACTGTTGTAATAAACTGGTATATATATAATTACTTGAATTGAAAGGGGCTTTTATAATATGACAGAACGTGAAAAATTAGAGAAAGGACTTTGGTATGATGCTAATTATGATACAGAATTGTTAGAGGAAAGAGCTAATGCTGAAGAACTATATTTTTATTTCAACCAGACCAATCCAAAGGATGCTGCAAAAAAAGAAGAGATATTAAAACAACTTTTACCACATAAAGGAGAAAATATAACGATTCTATCTCCTTTTTATACAGATTATGGATATAACTGCTTTATTGGAAATGAAACCTTTATTAACCATAATACCTACTTAATGGACTGTGCACCAATTACAATAGGGAAACATTGTTTTATTGGTCCTAACTGCGGAATGTATACTGCAATTCATCCTATTGTAGCCAAGGAAAGAAATCAAGGATTAGAAATGGCAAAACCTATCACAATAAAAGATAATGTTTGGATTGGTGGAGATGTTACTATTCTTCCTGGAGTAACTATTGGAGAGGGAAGTGTTATTGGTGCAAAAAGTCTAGTAACCAAAGATATTCCAGCTAATGTTATAGCAGTAGGAAACCCCTGTCGTGTTGTACGTCCTATTACTGATGAAGATTTAATAAAACCATCGCTAAATTTCTAAAGTTTGGGAGGTTTAGAAATTAAATAGCAAAACATTTAGATATAGAGCCGATAATCAAAAATATACAAAATACTTTTATGATTATCGGCTCATTTTAGAAAATACTATCTTATTAATCATTAATACATAGAGGAATTATAGAACCTAAATCTAATAACTCTTCATTACTCAAAGAGATAATATTTTTATTTCTACTACTTACAAAGTCAACTATCTCATTATAGCTAGGATGATTGCTTATATCACCAAAGAATGCTAGAGTATCATTAGAAATTAGTCCACTACATCCACCAATAAAACCGTAATTAAGATCAAATAAGTTTATATGTCCTTTTTCTATTAAAAGGCAGTTTAATTCATTTTTAATAGCTTCTTTATAAATCCCTTCATCTGAAGTTATTATAGAGCTTTCATCAACTATACATATTGAGCACTTACAGTAACCTTGCTTTACATGTATTTTTTTTATATTGTTCTTATCTAAGTATTCTAATATTTTTTTATCAGTATAGTTAAAGTTATGTATAGCATAATTTCCAAATATAGCAACGTTATACTGTATATTATTAGGGTAGTTATACTCAATAAAAGATTCTCCCTTTATAACATTAAATCCTAAGGGTTGTAAATTATTATAGTAATACTCATATACATTAGGTGCTACTACAATATTATTATCATTTAACTTGCAAACCGTTATATCAGGATGATGTGTAATAGCTTCATAAGTTTCATTACATACAGGTGTTTTTATAACTTCTATATTTCTTTCACTTAATGACTTTTCCATTTTATTAGTGATTCTCTTATCTAATAATGCTAAAGATAAATTTCCATTTACAATAAAAGATTCTTTTACAAATTCCATTCTAACTCTCCTTATTCTTAAGATTACATAACTATTATATGAAATATATAAAAGCTTAACTACAAAAATATTACAATATATGATATATTATAATATCTACAGACAATAATTAACTTTGCATCAAAGAGAGGAATTAAATATGGAAGCAATAAGAATAAATCCTGAAGAATTTAAATTAATTAACTTTATAAATTACTATAATGATAACTATGAAGAGTTACTTTCGGATTTTCCTAATTATGTATCTAGAATATGTCTAATAGATAAGGATTATATGGATGTTGTAACTTTTGATGAAGATTATGAAGAATTAGAAAATGCCCATGATTATGAAAGTCTACTATTAAACGAAGAGTATGCTCTACATTTTGTTATAGGAAGAACTGATGAAAATTTAGAAAGTGTTGAGTTTATAGATGGAGAAACTAAAAGCCTTAAAAATTATGTTGATGATATTTATGAAGAATCATCTATAAAAGATATAGGAGATCTTAATCTAGACTTAAATCATTTAGTTGGATTGCTATTAGATTTTGAAGATAATGAAATAGTTATATCTGTTGTTAATTTTGAGCATGGAGGAGAGTTATCTATGCCTAGAATAATAGAAGTAGATGACTGTGGTGATTTAGAAGAAACTATAAGAGCATTAGTAAATAGATTTACTGCATAGAGTTTAGAATAACTTAATAAGGGTATATATAATTCCAAATTAAAATAAAACTGGTAATACATATTATTAGTTTATTATATATATTATTTAAGGAGTATAGTGAAATGAAATATTTTATTATTGAGGGTATAATAAAAAATGCAGACTTAATGGATGAGAATAAGATGAAAGAACATATGAATTATACTCAAAAAGCAATGGATAAAGGCTTAATATTAATGTCTGGACTTAAAGAGGATATGAGCGGTGGATTATTTATTATGAAAGCGGACTCCATTGAAAAGATAGATGACTATTTATCTAATGAGCCATTTAAAGTTTATGGTATTCAAGATTACAATGTTACGGAATTTTCACCTCATTACTTTAATGAGTCACCTAATAAATGGTTTAATAAATAATATTTATATTATAGAATAAAAATGACTACTTATTTTTAGCAGTAGTCATTTTTTTATTTTGAAATAGATTAAAATTATTTATATTATAACTCTTAAATACTCCTTTAATTTAGAATATGTTTTAATAAATATACTCTAAAGATGATATAACAAATTAGTAATAAAACATAATATATACTATGTGCAAATTATATTATCAGCTTCTCGCACTATAACTTTTATTAACTGGGATACGAAAGTTTCCTTATGTAGAAGTAGAATAGGGGGTAAAAGAAAATGAGTTATAAAGGTATTGATGTAAGTCACTATCAAGGAAATATTTATTGGAGTAAAGTAAAAGAAAATATTGATTTTGCTATATTGAGGTTAGGTTGGATAGGAAATAATAACAATCATACATTAGACACAATGTTTGAAGAATATTATAATTCCTGTAAAAGTATTGGTATTCCAATAGGTATATATGTGTATAATTATTGCAATTCAGAGGAAGCAGCTAAAAGTGGCGCTGAGTGGGCTGTAGAGCAATTGAAAGATAAAAATATTGATTTACCTATTTATATTGATATGGAAGATAGTTCTATCGAGAGCTTAGGTAAAGTGAAATTAACTAATATTTGTATTACATTTAATACTGTAATAGAAAATACAGGATATTCTGCAGGTGTTTATGCAAATCTTGATTGGTACACAAATTTGCTTAATAAAAATACGATAAAAGAAAGATACACAACATGGATTGCACATTATGGAGTACCAGAAGATGAATATGAAGGTCAATATGATATGCTTCAATATTCTTCAACAGGTGTATTGTCAGGAATATCAGGGCATGTTGATATGAATATAATGTATAGAGATTTAATTAATGAAAATAAAGACCAGAATACAGGTAGAAAAACAATTGAAGAATTAGCAAAAGAAGTAATTGATGGTCAATGGGGTAATGGAGAAGAAAGAAAAACAAGACTTACTAAAGCAGGATATGATTATAGAGCTGTTCAAGAAAAAGTAAATGAAATATTAGGAAATTATTATCCAGCTTGTAGCTCAAGCTATAATTCAATAGTTGAAGCTTTAAAATCTATTGGTGTTGATAGTTCTTTTAATAACAGAAAAAAGATAGCTGTAAAAAATGGAATAAGTGACTATTCAGGAACAGCAACACAAAATATAGAGCTATTAAATAAATTAAAGTCTGGTAGATTAATTAAGGCTTAAACTATAAATTTATCATCTATATACTAAGTAGTTATATTTTTAGGTTAGTAGATTTTTATTTTATGTTATAATAAATTTGAATAAGTTAAGAATTAAAAATAGTATAATCAAAATACTTATGATAATTATGTTGATTAATTAGCAACAAGGAGTGAAGATAAAAATAAATGAGATCTATAAATATACTAGATGAAATTTCAGATGGAAAACTATATGATATTGAAGATATGGTAAAAGCAGACACATGTGGTTGTGATGGATGTAGTGACTGCTGTCATGATGTAGGAGATTTAGTGATGCTTACACCTTTTGATGTCTATGAAATAACAAGTTACTTAGGTGTAGATTTTGATGAATTAGTAGGTGATAAAATTCAACTTAGAGAAGACAATAAAATTTTGTTACCTTATTTGAAAATGCAGGATAAAAATAAATACTGTAGTTTTTTAAATAAAGAAGGAAGATGCATGATACATTCTAAACGACCAAATATTTGTCGTATGTTTCCTCTTGGTAGAGTATACAAAAATGATGATTTTAAATATTTCTTACAAATAGAAAACTGTCCAAAAGATAATTTGAAAGATGTTAAAGTTAGAGATTGGCTTGGAATTAAAAATTATTATGAAAATAAAAAGTTTATACTAGAGTGGCATAAATTTATTAAAGCTCTAACTTTTCGTTTAAAGTTTATGAGAGATGAAAAAGAAATTGAAGAAGTTAATAAAATTATCTTAGATAATTTCTATCGTATCAAAATCGAAGGCGATTTTTATAATGAATTTATGAAATGCTTACCTGAAGTAAAAAATAGATTGGGAATTATCTAATGTATTTGTTTAAGAAGTTTATATTATAAATCAAAAAATGACTACTTACTTTTAGAAGTAGTCATTTTGTTTTTCAATAGATTAACTATATAAAATTTAACAAAACAAGCAATTATAAGTAATTAAGCAAAAGCTATGTAAAAAGTGTAAGGCCTAGTGTATAATACTAAAAAAGGTTACAAAAAAGTAACAAAATTAAAATCTGACATTATTGAGATTTGACATTGGAGGTATTTAATGAAAAGAAGACTTATAATGACAGCAACTACACTAGCCATATTGTTTACACCTATAGTAAATATAAATTCATATGCAACTGAAAATACAACAATTAACATGGAAAATACAGAAAATGGATATATAAATGCAAATACAGTAAACTTTAGAGAAGAAGCCAATTTAGATTCAAAAGTACATTATACATTAGATAAAAATGAAGATGTTAATATAGTATCTTATGAAGAAGATTGGGTGAAAGTTGTTCATAATGATAAAGTTGGATATGTTCATTCAAAGTATGTTAGTGAAGGCTCAAGTAAGGAAACAAGTGTAGAATATACAAAGATGAATGTAAAAGCAACAGCTTATGCAGGAGATACAATAACTTCAACTGGAACAACTCCAAAATGGGGAACTATAGCAGTTGACCCTGAAGTTATACCTTATGGTACAAAAGTTTATATACCTGAGTTTGATAAGGTATTTATAGCAGAAGATACAGGAAGTGCAATTAAAGGTAATAAAATTGATATATTTATGGATACAGAAGCTCATTGTAATGAATGGGGAGTAAGAGATATAGAGATATATATACTAGCATAAAAAAACTAGAAGTCATATAGAGTGTATTCTCCATATGACTTCTAGTTTATATTTTATCCCCAGAAACTAAGAACATTAATAAATTATGTCTTTCCTCTATTATTTTAAATTTAAATTCCATTCTATATGATATGCAAATTATAAATATAGTAAATAACACATGAGTAATCAAAGTATATAAAATATTAAAGTTAGAAAATATCATTGCATATTTTTCAATTACATAAGCAAATAATATACTTAACATAATAAACTCATAGGCTAAAAATAATTCTTTTGAAGCATTATTTATAATATCCTTAATTAAATTTCTTTCAATATACAAATCATCTTGTAAATCTGCACTATTTGTAACGACTAATATATCTAACCTATGTTTAACAAAAACAAATAAATATTTAAATGTTCTCATAATATATATAACTATGGTATAAACTAACCTAATACATATATATAGGTATATAAATGAAGTATTATACTTTGTGTATAATAAAATAATTACAAATATATCTAATAGTAATAATAATAAGTTATTTATTACTATTTTTTTCTCGTTAAACTTAGGTCTATAAATAAAAAAACTTTTTTTATAATTCACAAAATTTCTCCTTTTATATATTTGTATTTTATTATATATTTATATTATGTATTTATCTTATAAATTATATAAAGTAAATTACTTTTTAATAACAATTTTACATGTAATACTTTAAATCAATCAATAATACATGTAGTAAAGTTTTATAAGGCATTATTTATTATCATTATACTTATTTAAAAGAAGTTGTTCTCCAAGTACTTTTAGATTTAGACATATATTATACATATTAATAAAAAATATTTAACATAATAATTAGAAAGATATTAATAATATTTTAATTCAATAAAGGAGGACGATTATGTTTTCAATTCAACCAATAGAGTGGGTGGGATATTTAGCTTCTATATTAATAGTAATCTCACTTACAATGACTGATATAATTAAATTAAGAATAATAAATACACTTGGATGTATAACTTTTGTAGTTTATGGGCTAGCTGTAAAAGCATACCCTGTTGCTCTATCTAATTTAGCTATAATTATAATCAATTTTTATAACATATATAAAATTAGAAAAAATAGTTAATTATAATATATAAAATATTTAAATAACCATCTATATAGATATTTTTTTTAATCTATATAAATAATTATTAAAGTATTATAATATATATTCAAGAGATAAATACAGGGGGAATTTAGGATGAGAGATTTACTGGAAGTAAACCCTATTATCGGGGCAATTAAAAATGATGAGTGTATACATAGAGTTATAAAATCTGATTGTGAAATAGTTTTTTTACTTAGTGGTGATATAATAACCCTTAAAGATAGAGTTAATTTATTACATAAACATAATAAAAAAGTTTTCGTTCATATAGATATGATAACAGGTATATCAACTAATCCAATTATTATAGATTATTTAAAAAAAGAATCAAATATAGACGGAATCATAACTACAAAAGCTAATATTGTAAAGAGAGCAGTGGAATTAAATTTAAATGTAGTTCAACGATTTTTTTTCATAGATTCTATGTCTCTTGAAAATGCAATAGAAAGTTTAAGAAAAGTAAAACCACAAGCAATTGAAATAATGCCAGGTATATTACCTAAGGTTATAAAAAGAATTAATAAAGAATTTAGCAATATTCCTATAATTTGTGGTGGCTTAATAGATGAAAAAGAAGAAATAATTAAAGTTTTATCTTACGGTGCTATGGCTGTTTCAACAAGTAAATATGAGATATGGTAATAAATAATAAAATTAATCGCTATATAGTATAGCGATTAATTTTATTGACTCGGAAAATGTTTTCTGATACTATTTACTTAAAATTGGTAGTTTTATCTAAGTTATATTCTAATTGGTGTTAATTTTATAGGACATTAGTCATTAATAGTTAATATCAGTAATTCATATCAATTCAAGAAGTCTAATTATAATAATAAAATCTAGAAATTTCCTAAATAAAAGTAATACCATTAAAGTATTTTCAAATTATTTAATAAGTAATTTGAGGGATTAATACCTTATAAAATAATATAAAGTTGGAGGAAATAGTATGAGTAAAAAATACATAATGGCATTAGATCAAGGTACAACAAGTTCAAGAGCAATATTATTTGATAAACAAGGTAATATAGTAGCAACTTCGCAAAAAGAATTTACACAGATTTATCCTAATCCAGGATGGGTGGAACATAATGCAATGGAAATATGGGGAAGTCAAAGTGGAGTAATGAGAGAGGTTTTAGAAACAAACTCTATATCACCTAATGAAATAGCTGCTATAGGTATTACAAATCAAAGAGAAACTACAATAGTTTGGGATAAAAATACTGGTAAACCAATATACAATGCTATAGTATGGCAATGTAGAAGAACTTCTGAAATATGTGATGAAATTGAAGCTAATGGCTATAAAGATATGATAAAGGATAAAACTGGCCTTATATTAGATGCTTATTTCTCCGGAACAAAAATAAAATGGATACTTGATAATGTTAAAGGAGCAAGAGAGAAAGCTAATAATGGTGAATTATTATTTGGTACAGTTGATACTTGGTTAATATGGAACTTAACTAGAGGTAAAGTACATATTACTGATTATTCTAATGCTTCAAGAACCATGCTTTATAATATAAAAGAATTAAAATGGGATGATGAAATACTAGAGTTATTAGATATACCAAAAAGTATGCTACCTGAAGTAAAACCTTCTAGTTGTGTATACGGATATACTGATGAGCATATGCTAGCAGGAGCACAAATTCCAATAGCAGGTATAGCAGGAGACCAACAAGCTGCGTTATTTGGTCAAACTTGTTTTGAAGAAGGTAGTGCAAAAAATACTTATGGAACAGGTTGCTTTATGTTAATGAATACTGGAGACAAATTAGTAGAATCTAAGAATGGCTTATTAACTACTATTGCTTGGGGTGTTGATGGTAAAGTAGAATATGCTTTAGAAGGAAGTATATTTATAGGTGGAGCTGTTATACAATGGTTAAGAGATGAGTTAAAAGTACTATATAATGCTAAAGAAAGTCAATTTTATGCTGAAAGTGTAAAAGATACTAATGGTGTTTATATAGTTCCAGCATTTGCAGGTCTTGGAGCACCTCATTGGAATATGTATGCAAGAGGTTGTGTAATGGGTCTTACACGCGGAGCAAATAGAGAACATTTAGTTCGTGCTGCTCTTGAATCTATAGCTTATCAAGTAAAAGATGTACTTCATGCTATGGAAGAAGATTCAGGATTAAAACTTGCAGGTCTTAAAGTTGATGGAGGTGCAAGTGCAAATGATTTCTTAATGCAATTCCAAGCTGATATATTAAATACTAATATAAATAGACCTAAAGTTGTTGAAACTACTGCTCTAGGTGCAGCATATTTAGCAGGTCTTGCAGTAGGATTCTATGAAAATAAAGATGATATTAAAAATTCTTGGGTAATGGACAAAGAATTTAGTTCTAATATGGATGATGATAGAAGAGTTAAATTATATAAGGGATGGAAAAAAGCAGTTAAAAGATCTCTTGATTGGGCTAAGGAAGATGAAGAAGAGTTAGCTACTTCTGAATGTTAATAAAAAATTTACAATATTAATGACAGTTAGAATAAATATATATATAATTAAGGTATAAGAGAAAACGTTTAAGATTAAAACGTAAAATACCTGGCTGGAGAAAAGAGAGCCTTCTATACATAGTATAGGAGGCTTTTTTGATGTTAAAAAGTTTAATGTAAATTTAGGAGGTTTAAATATGAAAGAGTTAGTATGTATAGTTTGCCCAATGGGATGTAATTTAAATATAACAGAAAATGAAGATGGATTCATAGTAAAAGGTAATACATGTAAAAGAGGAGAGAAGTATGGAATACAAGAAATGACTAACCCAAAAAGAATGATTACAACTACTGTAAAACTTAAAAATTCATATTTGCAATTACTTCCAGTAAAGACAGAGGATAGCATACCTAAAGAAATGATTTTTGACATTATGAAAGAATTAGATAAAGTAAGTGTGTCTGCACCGATTAATTCAGGAGATATAATAGTAAAAAATATTCTAAATACAGGAATAAATATAATAAGCACGAAAACTATAGAAGCTATAAGTAAATAAAAATAAGAGTATGTCTTAGTTATACTAAGATATACTCTTATTTTTATTTATTAGATAGATAATATTTAACATTATTTCTCTTTATTTAATTGAAAAGTTACTATATTATGAATTATAAGAATATAACTATTATATAGGATATAATCATTTTTACTAGGGGGAGGTAGCTATGAACGAAGTTTACAACATAGGAATAGATGTAGGTTCAACTACTGTTAAAGTGGTTGTATTAAAAAATAATGAACTAATATACAAAGAATATATAAGGCATTTTTCTGATGTAAGAAAATCAGTTGAAAATGTATTAAATAATGTTCAGAAAACATTAGGAAATATTAAGACGAGTATATTAATGACCGGTTCTGGAGGAATTGAAATAGCAAAGAGTCTAGATATAAAATTTGTCCAAGAAGTCATCGCAAGTACTAAGTCTATAGAAACTTATAATCCTGATACAGATGTTGTTATAGAATTAGGTGGAGAAGATGCTAAAATAACATACTTAACTGGTGGAATAGACCAAAGGATGAATGGAATTTGTGCAGGAGGTACAGGAGCATTTATTGATCAAATGGCATCTCTATTAAAAACAGATGCAATAGGTTTAAATGAAATGGCAAAAAACTATAATGTAATATATCCTATCGCATCAAGATGTGGTGTGTTTGCAAAAACTGATATTCAACCATTAATTAATGAGGGAGCTAATAAAAGCGACATAGCAATGAGTATTTTTAATTCAGTAGTAGTTCAAACAGTAAGTGTTTTATCCTGTGGACGAGAAATTAAAGGTAAGATTGCATTTTTAGGGGGTCCGCTATATTTTCTATCAGAACTTAGAAAAGCATTTAAGATAAATTTAAAGTTAGATGATGATATAATTTTTCCTGAGAATGCTCAATTATATGTAGCTATGGGAGCTGCTATTTTATCACAAAATGAAGAAACTGTTTATTTAAATAATTTAATTGAAAAAATAGGTGATTTTAAAAGTAAATCTATATCACATGAAAAAACATTAGAACCCTTATTTGAGAATGAAAAAGAATATAAAGAATTTATTAATAGTCAT encodes:
- a CDS encoding deoxyguanosinetriphosphate triphosphohydrolase family protein; amino-acid sequence: MENMKFKEFAIFEGNSKYNECINRNESIYKRTNDIRSEFYRDYNRILHSNAYRRLKHKTQVFFATNNDHICTRMEHVNHVLSVSYSIAKYLGLNTELTMAISIGHDIGHAPFGHDGERVLNNFTNDKLKTRFWHEKNSLRFADFIETLPTQTDEEINLNLTYAVRDGIICHCGEVKSKPLFPRNDKIDLDLMSKPGQLPPYTWEGCVVKISDKISYLGRDIEDALRLKILNQSQINELNNITKKFNIPNFDKINNTVILHNLITNLCENSSLENGIMLSPDYSEFMDSIKTFCYKNIYYHNRLGNFQKYVELVLNTILETLESMYDKDNTLQRLVEHSEIYPLLCDSFAKWLIKYTSNYKDNPRGKKYKNRKIYNISNKDEYYKAMVDYVSSMTDPFAIKIFNELLQF
- a CDS encoding YgjV family protein, producing the protein MFSIQPIEWVGYLASILIVISLTMTDIIKLRIINTLGCITFVVYGLAVKAYPVALSNLAIIIINFYNIYKIRKNS
- a CDS encoding YciI family protein — translated: MKYFIIEGIIKNADLMDENKMKEHMNYTQKAMDKGLILMSGLKEDMSGGLFIMKADSIEKIDDYLSNEPFKVYGIQDYNVTEFSPHYFNESPNKWFNK
- a CDS encoding DUF6873 family GME fold protein; translation: MEFVKESFIVNGNLSLALLDKRITNKMEKSLSERNIEVIKTPVCNETYEAITHHPDITVCKLNDNNIVVAPNVYEYYYNNLQPLGFNVIKGESFIEYNYPNNIQYNVAIFGNYAIHNFNYTDKKILEYLDKNNIKKIHVKQGYCKCSICIVDESSIITSDEGIYKEAIKNELNCLLIEKGHINLFDLNYGFIGGCSGLISNDTLAFFGDISNHPSYNEIVDFVSSRNKNIISLSNEELLDLGSIIPLCIND
- a CDS encoding sugar O-acetyltransferase, producing MTEREKLEKGLWYDANYDTELLEERANAEELYFYFNQTNPKDAAKKEEILKQLLPHKGENITILSPFYTDYGYNCFIGNETFINHNTYLMDCAPITIGKHCFIGPNCGMYTAIHPIVAKERNQGLEMAKPITIKDNVWIGGDVTILPGVTIGEGSVIGAKSLVTKDIPANVIAVGNPCRVVRPITDEDLIKPSLNF
- a CDS encoding YkgJ family cysteine cluster protein; this translates as MRSINILDEISDGKLYDIEDMVKADTCGCDGCSDCCHDVGDLVMLTPFDVYEITSYLGVDFDELVGDKIQLREDNKILLPYLKMQDKNKYCSFLNKEGRCMIHSKRPNICRMFPLGRVYKNDDFKYFLQIENCPKDNLKDVKVRDWLGIKNYYENKKFILEWHKFIKALTFRLKFMRDEKEIEEVNKIILDNFYRIKIEGDFYNEFMKCLPEVKNRLGII
- a CDS encoding GH25 family lysozyme — encoded protein: MSYKGIDVSHYQGNIYWSKVKENIDFAILRLGWIGNNNNHTLDTMFEEYYNSCKSIGIPIGIYVYNYCNSEEAAKSGAEWAVEQLKDKNIDLPIYIDMEDSSIESLGKVKLTNICITFNTVIENTGYSAGVYANLDWYTNLLNKNTIKERYTTWIAHYGVPEDEYEGQYDMLQYSSTGVLSGISGHVDMNIMYRDLINENKDQNTGRKTIEELAKEVIDGQWGNGEERKTRLTKAGYDYRAVQEKVNEILGNYYPACSSSYNSIVEALKSIGVDSSFNNRKKIAVKNGISDYSGTATQNIELLNKLKSGRLIKA
- a CDS encoding (2Fe-2S)-binding protein encodes the protein MAADKIICHCKQVSYLDIRKAMIKGARTLDEIKEMTGAATGCGRCAGEVEKILASVCGCKGVSLETVVNAVNNGANTTDAVAEETGAGSCCGRCKVLVENVIELKR
- a CDS encoding 3D domain-containing protein, with amino-acid sequence MKRRLIMTATTLAILFTPIVNINSYATENTTINMENTENGYINANTVNFREEANLDSKVHYTLDKNEDVNIVSYEEDWVKVVHNDKVGYVHSKYVSEGSSKETSVEYTKMNVKATAYAGDTITSTGTTPKWGTIAVDPEVIPYGTKVYIPEFDKVFIAEDTGSAIKGNKIDIFMDTEAHCNEWGVRDIEIYILA
- a CDS encoding glycerol-3-phosphate responsive antiterminator, whose product is MRDLLEVNPIIGAIKNDECIHRVIKSDCEIVFLLSGDIITLKDRVNLLHKHNKKVFVHIDMITGISTNPIIIDYLKKESNIDGIITTKANIVKRAVELNLNVVQRFFFIDSMSLENAIESLRKVKPQAIEIMPGILPKVIKRINKEFSNIPIICGGLIDEKEEIIKVLSYGAMAVSTSKYEIW